From Schizosaccharomyces pombe strain 972h- genome assembly, chromosome: II, the proteins below share one genomic window:
- the sur2 gene encoding sphingosine hydroxylase/sphingolipid delta-4 desaturase Sur2, whose amino-acid sequence MVTTVEMLTTWNPVTVSLVSPVIIYWVASAFFGFLHYIELPVFEKYRIHPPEEIARRNRVPQMAVVKAVLFQQLCEVVVGIALAMFEGYPEPIDEAKQMLRYEAFFSKNLPALLQVAPFAPKLAYNFIVPAFQYFFAFFIIDSWQYFWHRYLHYNKKLYNMIHAHHHRLQVPYAMGALYNHPFEGLILDTFGAGVAYLAAGLSPQQAVIFFTLSTLKTVDDHCGYVFPYDPLQMFFANNARYHDLHHQPYGFQKNFSQPFFTFWDHVLGTYMPPKSETPYEKKQKAKNAKKVN is encoded by the coding sequence ATGGTTACCACCGTTGAAATGTTAACTACCTGGAACCCAGTGACCGTTTCCTTGGTTTCTCCTGTCATCATTTACTGGGTTGCTTCTGCTTTCTTCGGATTTTTGCATTACATTGAATTACCTGTCTTTGAGAAGTATCGCATTCATCCTCCGGAGGAGATAGCCAGACGCAACCGTGTTCCTCAGATGGCTGTTGTTAAAGCCGTGCTTTTCCAACAACTTTGCGAAGTCGTCGTTGGAATCGCATTGGCCATGTTCGAGGGCTATCCTGAACCCATTGACGAGGCTAAGCAAATGTTACGCTACGAGGCTTTCTTCAGCAAGAATTTGCCTGCTTTGTTACAAGTTGCTCCCTTTGCCCCTAAATTGGCTTATAACTTTATTGTTCCCGCATTCCAATACTTCTTTGCTTTCTTCATCATTGACAGCTGGCAATACTTCTGGCACCGTTACCTCCACTACAACAAGAAGCTCTACAACATGATTCATGCCCATCACCATCGTCTCCAAGTTCCCTATGCTATGGGTGCCCTTTACAACCATCCCTTTGAAGGTTTGATTTTGGACACTTTTGGCGCTGGTGTTGCTTATCTCGCCGCCGGTCTTTCTCCTCAACAAGCTGTTATTTTCTTCACCCTTTCTACCTTGAAGACTGTTGATGATCACTGTGGATACGTATTCCCTTATGACCCTCTTCAAATGTTCTTTGCCAATAATGCTCGTTACCATGACCTTCATCACCAACCTTACGGTTTCCAAAAGAACTTTAGCCAGCCCTTCTTTACCTTCTGGGACCACGTTTTGGGAACTTACATGCCTCCCAAGTCTGAAACTCCTTACgagaaaaagcaaaaggcTAAGAATGCAAAGAAGGTTAACTAG